One region of Moraxella sp. ZY210820 genomic DNA includes:
- a CDS encoding sulfite exporter TauE/SafE family protein: MEILLYLLIGSVSGFFAGLFGIGGGLIIIPCLYFVFNYILHYDPSIIMHLAVGTALASIVISSLSSALSHHKKGAIVWSVVKVFVPFMLLGSLLGAWIANQLSSANMQLVIGLFAFWTAYGMLKKKNIIEAETMNLPNVWTMRVVGGAIGVASSIFGIAGGSIIVPYLNRCGMLIQRAVATSSACGVPISIMGAIGYLWFGSQHSIQAPNSLGYVHIYAFLGISIASFMTAKLGVKVAHAISAQKLKKYFAIELLLVGCYFIYQWLRVFFY, encoded by the coding sequence ATGGAAATTTTACTTTATTTATTAATTGGTAGCGTGTCAGGTTTTTTTGCTGGTTTGTTTGGCATTGGCGGTGGGTTAATTATTATCCCTTGTCTCTATTTTGTATTTAATTATATTTTACATTATGACCCATCAATTATTATGCACTTAGCTGTTGGTACTGCGTTGGCGAGTATTGTCATCAGTAGTTTAAGTTCAGCATTATCCCATCACAAAAAAGGTGCAATTGTTTGGTCGGTGGTTAAAGTATTTGTGCCATTTATGTTACTTGGTTCATTACTAGGTGCTTGGATTGCTAATCAACTCAGTTCAGCCAATATGCAATTAGTGATTGGTTTATTTGCATTTTGGACAGCTTATGGTATGTTAAAAAAGAAAAACATTATTGAAGCTGAAACAATGAATTTACCGAACGTTTGGACGATGCGTGTAGTTGGTGGTGCAATTGGTGTAGCATCATCGATTTTTGGTATAGCAGGGGGAAGTATTATTGTTCCTTATTTAAATCGTTGTGGTATGTTAATACAGCGTGCAGTAGCGACTTCATCTGCGTGTGGTGTACCAATTTCGATTATGGGGGCGATCGGTTATTTATGGTTTGGCTCACAACATAGTATTCAAGCACCTAATAGTTTAGGTTATGTACACATTTATGCCTTTTTAGGTATTAGCATTGCCAGTTTTATGACAGCAAAATTAGGGGTTAAAGTGGCTCATGCTATTTCTGCACAAAAACTTAAAAAATATTTTGCTATTGAATTATTATTAGTCGGTTGCTATTTTATTTATCAATGGTTGCGAGTATTCTTTTATTGA